The sequence below is a genomic window from Setaria italica strain Yugu1 chromosome IV, Setaria_italica_v2.0, whole genome shotgun sequence.
GAAATAAGACTCTTGTATCGCTCCATTTTGGGATTTTTGCAATTATTTGTGGCGTTGCTTTTGTCGACCTAATAAAAGCCAACAAATCACTACGCAAATCTAGCTAACACACGTTTTTTTTGGCCGTAAAGCTCTTTACACAAATTGTGTATAATATGAAAAACAAAATCTCACATGAGAGATTTAGTAAAGGCATTTAAAAATCCCGACCTGCCATTTTCCGATAATAACTCCATTATAGAAAAGATGATACGCTATAATTTGCCAACTGTCAAAATACCAAAAGGGAATGAAATTTAGAAAACCACCATTGAATATTCCATACAAAACACACCTTTGAATGGTCTCTCCAGATGCGAAATCGCCCAAGCACACCTACCGGCTAGTCAGCACTAATAAAGACGGCACCTCCCTCCTGCTCTGCTCGCCCTTCccaaaacgaaaaaaaaaagggcagcAGCAaggggagagaagaggaggcaGCCCACACTACACGGAGAAGAAAGATGGCGACGTGGATGGCGGTGGCGGTCGTGGCGGTGATGGGCGTGCTGGCGCCTCCCGCGGCGGCGCAGACGTCGAGCACGCCGGACTGTGCTGCGAAGCTGGCGCCGTGTGCGCCGTACATAAACACGACGGGGATGCCGCCGGACACCTGCTGCGGCCCGATCAAGGAAGCCGTCCAGAACGAGCTGAAGTGTCTCTGCGGGCTCTACGCCTCGCCGGAGATCTTCAAGGCCTTCAACATCAACGTCACCCAAGCCCTCGGCGTCTCCAAGCGCTGCGGCCTCAGCGACACCACTGAGGCCTGCAAGGGTAACTCTCCTTCCATTTTCCTGCGCCGAACAAATGTTCTTCTTTTACCTTTCAGATGTGATTTTCCAGCATCCAATTTGCAGTGATCAGTTAGAACAATCATTAAAGCAAGCATCTTTAGCTATCAATTTGCATGTTCAGTGATCGATTTGCGCAAGTAGGCATCAGATAGACTAGATGCAATCGATTAATCAGGCAGCAACACAAGGCCGGACATGTGTGCAAAGGGCCCGTGACTTGCGTTTCCGCGTTTGTTGCTAGTGGCGTAGGCAAGTTGGTTTTCAGTTGCCGTCGCCATCAGGTCAAAGGCAGCAGTGGGAAAACATCTAgtagatgtgaaaattcaaatgAGCTCCGTGATCCGTGTCGCTAAGAGTCTCGgaggcattttttttttggaccaAAGGCATAGCCCAGCTTTATGAGAAAGCTTAACAGGGTTAAATTTTTGGACGAAAGCTTTACAGTTAAAGAGTGCTAAGCAAAGAACACCAACTCTAAAACCTCTTCACAGAAAAGCAGCCCGAAACACCTCTAACCAAAAGGAGCTCGCAGGTAAACCTTACCTGGAGGCAACAGACCGACGACAACACAAAGCTGGACCAACAGCAAAAAACACTAAAGCCACCATCCCTCTAAGAGTAAGAAAAACTAGCGGAGTACTCCACAACAATGTTTTAAATAGCAGGCTAAGAGGTTTAGCGATAGCACTCTAAAACAGCTAATAGCGGAGCTAAATGAGGCTATAGCGGCTAAGTTGTACATGAATACAAATAGCGGTACCATGCCTCAAATAGCTATAGCGGACCATAGCGGCAGCTATAGTGGGAGATTTAGAACCTTGCTCCACAGTTACAAGGGAGAACAGCATCATCTGATGGCCTTGCACTCCAGGGCCCCAACAGCAGCCATTATCTTGTTTATGCTCTCTTCAGTCTTCTCGGCATCGATCCTCTTCTTCATAGGCTTCCAGTATTTGAGCTGTCCCATCATCTTATGCACCACGACCGTGGGGGAAGCCACCAGTTTGTCGTTGAAGACCATATCATTCCGGGTCTTCCAGATTGCCCACATCGCACCTGCACAAATAAAGAGTAGAAACCTCCTTGATCTAGCTGCTTTATCTTTCAAGAGCCTCTCAAAAATATCAGCACAGAACACCGGCGTAAAATCCTAGCCAAGTGCATCCCTCAGGAAAGTCCAGAGGAAGTTTGCAACTGGGCACTGAAAAGGATGTGATCCGTGGTTTCAGGTAAGCTACATAATTTGCAGTTCACCTCACCAGACCAGTTACGTTTTTTCAATTGCACGGCTGACTGGATTTTGTCATGGAACACCATCCAcataaaaatttgaattttcagGGGGACTCTGCAGGCCCAAACATCTATCATTTGTTCATCCCTAATCCCTCCAAAGGTTAGTTCCCTGTACAGGGATCTTGTAGTAAATTTTCCAGCGCCCATGTAAtttcatccctcccctccactaagTGCACCTCTTCTAAAATTGTTTGCAGCTCATGCCACTTCTCTAGCTCCTCGGGATACAGTGACCTTCTAAAGCTAATAACCCAAAACCCTCCCCTCTGGATATCAGCCACAGAAGCATTTGGCTCTGAGCAAATTTGAAAAAGCTTATCAAACTCTATCTTTAGAGGGCATTCCCCTATCCAGGGATCTTCCTAGAATCTAGTTTGCAACCCACTCTTCACCTTCACAATTCTCCCCCGCCCATACCACTCTCTAACCTCAAGCAGCCCTCTCCAAAATTGGGACCCTGACACTCTTTGTATTTGGTAAATGCTTTTCTGACCCAAGTACTTTCTCCTTAGCATTTCACAACAGATACTGTCATCCCCTCTTTCTAGTTTATGAATCCATTTACACAGCAAGCAAACATTTGAGGGCTTGTTTGCTTGTTGCCTGCATCTTGCTGCCTGGTCCAGGCAGTTAACCCAGGCCGTCGATTTTGACTGCCTGCGGTTGGATGCCCCTGCCTGGCGCTAGCTGCCTGAGCCAGGACTGCAAGCAAACAGGCCCTCATTGCCCTGACATCTGTAAAACCTAGGCCCCCAAAGTCTTTAGGTCTACTCAGCGCCTCCCATCTAACCATGTGGTATTTCCTCTTTTTCTGAGTGCCCTGCCAGTAAAACCGGGATCTGATTGAATCCAGTTGTTTTTAATTACCTTCATAGAGCACATAGACACCCATGGTGTATAACGGGATGTTGGACAGGCTGGATTGTATCAAAATTGATTTGCCTCCTGAGGAGAGTGTGTCACACTTTCAAGTCCCCAATCTGTTTTTCACATTCTCATTTACATAATTCAACTGAGCCTTTGTTAGCTTACAGTCACTCACTGGCAACCCTAGGTATGCAATTGGAAAGTTTCCCACTCTACAGTTCATTATATCTGCGATCCTTCCATGCGCCTCAGAGTCAATCCCCATAACAAAGATCTCGCTCTTATTATAGTTTATTTTTATCCCTGACATTGCCTCATAGCAGAACAAAATGAATTTCAGGTTGCACAAATTACTGTCACTATTCTTCAGGAAAATGATAGTATCATCTGTGTACTGAAGATGGGTCAGCCCTCCCACCACCAAATGTGGCACTAGACCTTCTATGGAACCCCCTCTACTGGCAGCATTTAGCATCTCAGATAGAGCATCCGCTACAATGTTAAAAAGGAGAGTTGACAGCGGATCACCTTGCCTAAGACCCTTGAAACTTCTGAAGAACTCCCCTCTCTCCCCATTAATTTCCAGAGCAACTCTACCAGGAGTCTCGGAGGCATAAAAACTAGAGATGCCATATGCTTCCCCAGTCTGCCCCGTGATGAGCTTAGTTTAATCTAGCCACGTGCCACCTTGTCTTCCATTAAAATACCATGATCTTAGCCTCTCAGCTCAGTCTTGGATGACCAATTTGGTGTAGTAGAAATCCAGGATAATATTTACAAGCCCATTCAGAAAATATCTAGTTTGATCCGATGTAATAGATCCTGGTTTTGTATAGAATTTTCGTGCTGTACGTGTAATTTCGTTGGGTTTCAGAATTCATTAATTCAACTCTGAAAGTCACATAACAAACCTTGCACTTTGGTACTAGGTGTGCTGTATTCTGAGTCCAGTCTTGGATGACTAATTTTCCATAATAGAGATCTAGGAAAATATTTTACTTCAAAAAAGAAATCCAGGATAATATTTACAAATCTAGTTTGACCTGATGAAATAGACTTGTGTTTTGTTCAGAACTTTCATGCTGTATGTGTAACTTCATAGGGTTCCATGATTTTTATTCTACTTCAACTAGCTAGTCTTTTCTTTGAAtaatttgtatatatatttttggGTACTTTTCTGATAAATGTCTTAAAATTTCAATTTTACAGGCCTTGCTCCTACACAGTCTCATCCAGGTAAACTATAGTGCTCATCCCCCTTTCTTGCTTAGTTACAATACTTGTTGTATGAATATAGCTAACTGAAACTTCGTTAGTTACCAAATAAGAGCTTCTTGTGTTATGAAATTTCAAGTGGGACTTCAGGGAAGTCGTATATGTAGAAAGAAAAGCTACTcctttttcataaaaaaagcTTCCATGTTATGAAATTTCAAGTGGGACTTCAGGGAAAATTGATTCAAGTCATATATGTAGAAAGAAAAGCTACTCTTTTATAATTGAGTGCGCCCAGATTGAGTTAGAAATTTTTTCAGAGATTACTGAACTTATGTTGAAGCACATTCAAATTGATCCCTAACCAAGTGAAAAACAACAACATGCACTAGCATGCTTAAAGTTTCTGTATGGTTAGGCATGGTCCCAAGGATTACTATTGGCAACAATGTAGTGCATTCATTTGCAGATTGAATTGCTGCTGTATGTGTATGGTTGGGCATGGTCACAGGGATCCACCAGCTTATGAAACAGATGATAAATGCATTGCAGAGTAGGAATTGCTGCCTGCTTATTTAAAGTGATGGTAGCATTGCTACCAAACAACTACTCCATAGATCAGTAGAGCACTATGCCGTATAGTTTTAGCATAATTGATGGTGGCCCAGCAATGCTTCACACAAACAGTTTGTGCTAAAATGGGACTATTAACAATCTGTTGGGCCTGCCTAACAGAGTGACGCTCATAGTGTTTCAGTGATGTTGCTTTATATGCTAGTCGCCACACttgcgaattttatatgaagtATCTAGCTGAATCCTTATAGTAAATCTTGTCAGTATTGTTCCATCTCTTATGCCTCAGAAGTTTGAAACTGTGGTTCAGTGTCCCCCAAAGAATTCTGATTCTGCACTGGAATTATCAAACTTTTGTACCCAAACTAGTATTTTAGTTGTACAGTACGTTTCAATGTTTATAAATGGAGCTTCCTTAGTATATTAAATAAGCTTCTTTATCTGAATTAGATCACATCATATGTCGAACTGCAACTTGATTTCAAACATGAAGAGCCCTTGTTTAAACCTCAATGATTCCAAACTGCAACGAGGCAATGAGCTTTTGATCTCACAAACTCTTCGTTTTTGCAGGTTCTCCATCAGGTGGTGGCAAGAACTCCGGTCATCGCACTCTGTCAGTCGGTTTCCCAGGATTGATGAGCTTGTTCCTAGCTTTGTGGGCTGTGTTGGCATAAGATCAAGCATGCTATTACCAGATAATGTTTGTTTGATCCCGCCGTAGATGATTAATTGTTACGATCTTCTGAGACGGTGATGCTATGGCTGTGTTAAGATACAATCAACATTTGTTTTGCTGTGTATTGATGTGATCAGCCAGTAGAGTGATGTACCTGAACCGTGATTTCTCATTGGTTTCTTCATTGTTCTTTATTAGACATAGATATAGATAATAAAATCAAAAATTCTTTGTACCATGTAATGAATCAGCATTGCTATTCACCAACACGAATAACCTTGATCTGGAGCACGAAGCAGCCACTACAGTCATACAATGAAAGCTGCGGTGGAGATGTTGAGGCAAATGTTCTCcaccaggaggaagttggggataCCAGGGATGATTGATGAGCGGAGCGGCGGATACCGGGGAGGAGGGATCTGTCGTCCGGCTAGCGGCAGTGCTCCGGGCTCCGGCAAGCGACGGCGAGGTGAAGGGGAGGAGGGGTCCTGCTAGTCGTGTTTTGTTCGGCGGCCCGGTTAAGGGTTTCTCTTGGCCGTCCGATACGGCTTACGCGGTCCAGATCGAAGAACGTAGGGAACTGGAGGATTTTTTCGCAGGAGGCCCTCGTACTATTCTTTGTTTCCGTTTGAGCCCTCAGAATTTGGAACGCGATCAATAATCGCGACCCGAACTGGAGTTATTCTGACCGCTCGATCAGCTATAGGCGGCCCGTGATCGAACAAAAGGAAACGGCGAAGCGATCTTTTGCGTAAGCACCCTCGAACAGTTTCATTTTGCAGTTACTTCCAGTTCCACGGCTCACCTCCCCATCCCCTCGCTGCCGCTCCCGAGCAGCGAAAGCTCCGGCGagcggttgcggcggcggcggcggagacggaggCCAGCGAGGGGAGTATCCCCGTCGGTACAATCGACGAGTAGAAACCCTAAAGTAACCTCAGAGCTGATCAACTGAGCGCCCGCCGCAATGCTctctcgcgccgccgccatccgccgcggcgccgcggctgcGTTCTCCACGGTGTCGGAGAAGCCGGAGACGGGACTGTATGGCTTCGACGTGCTGCGCACGGCAAAGGGGTTCCGCCGCTTCGTCGACGACGCCATCCAGCGGTAGGGGGAAACCTGAGCGCTCACTATCCTCACTGCTAGCCTGCCCAAAACCATCAGCAGCCGCTAACCCTCAGTGAATGTTTGCTTGAACTTGCAGGTCAGACGAGCTCGTCGCACACGTCGCGCGGCTGCCGTCATCCCCTGAGATTGTCCGCGCCATGGACGAGATTTCCAATACCGTAATCTACTCCTTTTCTGCTATTGGCTTTTGATCCATTCTATTTGCATTTGTATGGCGTAGCTGATGTATCAAGGTTACGATGGTGTGGTTAGGTTTGCACGGTCATTGATTCGGCGGAGCTGTGCAGGAATACACACCCTGATAGGTGGGTTATGATGGTTTCTTATTCAATTTGgtgctgggaggcaatgtgtTTCCAGGTTTGAATTAAATGGATATGCTTGCGTGCTAGGGAATTTGTGGAGGAGGCAGATAAGGCGTCAATGAGGATTTATGAGCATCTTCAGGTGAGCTTAACAGCTGGCGTTGCTTCAGGTGGACTTGGAGTATTGTTTTATAGCAACTTAAACAATGTACATCTTTGCATACTTAGGATGATAAGTTGAAAAGAATCATTTTGAAACTTTGCAATCCTGTAGCTAATTGAAAAGCCCAAAGTTAGATTAAATGGTCAATTTGGAGTAACAGTTTGATTTCTGTAACTCATTGCAGTACCTGAATACCAACACTACTTTATACAATGCTATACTAAAAGCTGAGGGTGAAAGTGTCCTGCTGACGGAGGAAGCTAGAAGAGCAGCAACTACCTTGCGTATTGACTTTGAAAAGGGAGGGATTCATCTTCCTGAAGGTTGCCAACTGAAATTTATATTAATCTGTCTCTTCTCATAACTGTGACTGTTAAATTAAAGCATGGTTCTCTTTCTTTGGCAGATAAACTTGAGCGTGTTAATCAGCTGAACCTTGAGATTGCCCAGCTGGGTA
It includes:
- the LOC101783229 gene encoding lipid transfer-like protein VAS, with product MATWMAVAVVAVMGVLAPPAAAQTSSTPDCAAKLAPCAPYINTTGMPPDTCCGPIKEAVQNELKCLCGLYASPEIFKAFNINVTQALGVSKRCGLSDTTEACKGLAPTQSHPGSPSGGGKNSGHRTLSVGFPGLMSLFLALWAVLA